In Procambarus clarkii isolate CNS0578487 chromosome 58, FALCON_Pclarkii_2.0, whole genome shotgun sequence, one genomic interval encodes:
- the LOC138353601 gene encoding uncharacterized protein: MKRDYDLRARLQVYEKGDLVYLLDTAQVKGQCRKLSPQWKGPGVIIHKFSSCLFRVKLQNDNITANHDKLKKCKDRTCPGWIEKFKRHMSQVQDPVGVPYKDLYCVCRQPYDGKFMVQCDMCAEWFHGVCEGVTLASVRSKPEYACPRCEP, from the coding sequence ATGAAGAGAGATTATGACCTACGGGCACGGCTACAGGTCTATGAGAAAGGGGACCTGGTTTACCTGCTAGACACGGCACAGGTGAAGGGGCAGTGCCGGAAGCTCTCACCGCAGTGGAAGGGCCCAGGCGTCATCATCCACAAGTTCTCATCTTGCTTATTCAGGGTCAAGCTCCAGAATGACAATATCACAGCAAATCATGATAAACTAAAGAAGTGCAAGGACCGTACATGCCCGGGCTGGATTGAGAAGTTTAAACGTCATATGTCACAGGTTCAGGACCCAGTGGGAGTGCCATACAAGGACCTTTACTGTGTGTGTCGGCAACCATACGATGGAAAGTTTATGGTACAATGCGATATGTGCGCGGAGTGGTTCCATGGGGTCTGCGAGGGAGTGACTCTGGCGAGTGTACGGTCAAAACCAGAGTATGCATGTCCTCGGTGTGAGCCATAA